In Cutaneotrichosporon cavernicola HIS019 DNA, chromosome: 1, one DNA window encodes the following:
- a CDS encoding uncharacterized protein (GDP-mannose 4,6 dehydratase): MSDAYLNYDALKLPQHIETVLLTGAGGFVGREVTQLMLNLYPKLRIITTDIIEPPRLTDDPRLRVVKADLGDTAQIEALFEGEKVGGLIALHGIMSGGSEANFELGYAVNVDSHVSLLKAARRHSEAVLSQPMTYVFISSLAVYGGDKCKPIDRVIPADTPIIPGTSYGVEKTIIELYAYDYGRRGYLDTRSCRLPTVAIRTGAPSTAASSFISGLIREPLQGIPSVCPIAESEADPMLDNMPVYLSRAKTVFRNIVWGLCMPAENIKFGKGDRSINIPGIRVTPRQILAALKQHAGDEGVKLVEYKKDPAVIAICETWAGDYDSSAEVKQGFVVDHVESGFSAAVQDFKDELALAK, from the exons ATGTCCGACGCATACCTCAACtacgacgcgctcaagctgCCACAGCACATCGAGACAGTGCTGCTGACCGGTGCTGGTG gcTTCGTCGGGCGCGAAGTGACCCAACTCATGCTCAACCTGTACCCGAAGCTCCGCATCATCACGACCGACATTATCGAGCCGCCTCGTCTGACGGACGACCCGCGCCTGCGCGTAGTCAAGGCGGACCTGGGCGACACGGCACAGATCGAAGCCCTTTTCGAGGGTGAAAAGGTCGGCGGTTTAATTGCTCTGCA CGGTATCATGTCTGGCGGCTCTGAAGCAAACTTTGAGCTGGGCTACGCTGTCAACGTCGACAGCCACGTGTCTCTCCTCAAGGCGGCCCGGCGACACTCGGAGGCTGTCCTCTCCCAGCCCATGACTTATGTCTTCATCTCGTCCCTCGCCGTTTATGGAGGGGACAAGTGTAAGCCTATTGACCGAGTGATTCCGGCCGACACGCCCATTATTCCGGGCACGTCATATGGTGTCGAGAAGACGATTATCGAGTTGTATGCCTACGACTACGGGCGCAGGGGATACTTGGACACGCGGTCGTGCCGCCTTCCAACAGTCGCAATCCGTACGGGGGCGCCCTCGACTGCCGCCTCATCGTTTATTTCCGGTCTCATTCGCGAACCCCTCCAAGGCATCCCTAGCGTTTGTCCCATCGCCGAgtccgaggccgacccCATGCTCGACAATATGCCCGTATACCTCTCCCGAGCCAAGACGGTATTCCGTAACATTGTCTGGGGACTGTGCATGCCTGCCGAGAATATCAAGTTTGGCAAGGGCGATAGGAGCATCAACATCCCCGGAATCCGGGTTACGCCGCGCCAAATCCTGGCAGCTCTCAAACAGCAtgctggcgacgagggcgtcaagCTGGTCGAATATAAAAAGGATCCCGCTGTTATTGCCATCTGCGAGACGTGGGCTGGAGACTACGACTCGAGCGCAGAGGTCAAGCAGGGCTTCGTGGTTGATCATGTGGAGAGTGGGTTCTCGGCAGCCGTCCAGGATttcaaggacgagctcgcacTGGCAAAGTAG